From a single Podarcis raffonei isolate rPodRaf1 chromosome 10, rPodRaf1.pri, whole genome shotgun sequence genomic region:
- the LLPH gene encoding protein LLP homolog, with translation MAKSLRSKWKRKMRAEKRKKNAPKELARLQNILKTNADVLMDEVKEIATVVPAEKVIKKEDQEEGSKMEMDSKRNQKTLLDEHGQYPVWMNPRQRKKLKTKRTKGKNKHKPPKGLAW, from the exons ATGGCAAAAAGCTTGAGGAGTAAATGGAAGCGAAAGATGCGagcagagaagagaaagaaaaatgcccCCAAGGAGCTTGCCAGATTGCAGAACATCCTCAAAACAAACGCTGATGTTCTAATGGATGAGGTGAAAGAGATAGCAACTGTCGTTCCTGCTGAGAAAGTCATAAAGAAGGAGGATCAGGAGG aAGGGAGTAAGATGGAAATGGATTcaaaaagaaaccaaaaaaccCTTCTGGATGAACATGGACAGTATCCAGTATGGATGAATCCCAGGCAGAGGAAGAAGCTCAAGACAAAGCGGACCAAAGGGAAGAATAAGCACAAACCACCTAAGGGATTAGCATGGTAG